A single region of the Thermus tengchongensis genome encodes:
- a CDS encoding dihydrodipicolinate synthase family protein: MSVYAALLTPFRPDGAIDLKAQVDHARWLAEKGISGLVVFGTTGEGPSLELREKLAALEHLFSENPGLRIVPTLMEGNLPSTLEGIRAINDLPAEKVLILPPYYYKPLAPQGLQAFFQKVLEASRHPVVLYHIPKYAVPVPPELAGLKGVWGVKDSGGEKGYADTVLALGRGVWVGTEENLWEKMRNAQGVVSALANLVPEALILLWRFKETGQEEKGKELDRLLGKIRSQIKAAGSLATLKRLAEIRHGIPLGGVRPPLVAQEPPPLGVLSLLKEVIP; the protein is encoded by the coding sequence ATGAGCGTTTACGCGGCCCTGCTGACCCCTTTCCGTCCCGACGGGGCGATAGACTTGAAAGCTCAGGTGGACCACGCCCGTTGGTTAGCAGAAAAGGGAATATCGGGGCTGGTGGTCTTTGGCACCACGGGCGAAGGGCCCTCTCTTGAGCTACGGGAAAAGCTCGCGGCGCTAGAACATCTTTTCAGTGAGAATCCAGGCTTAAGGATTGTCCCTACCCTTATGGAGGGAAACCTTCCAAGTACTTTGGAAGGCATCCGTGCCATCAATGATCTACCCGCAGAAAAAGTCCTGATCCTGCCTCCTTATTACTACAAACCCCTGGCCCCGCAGGGTTTGCAGGCCTTCTTCCAAAAGGTGCTGGAAGCCAGCCGCCATCCTGTGGTGCTCTACCACATACCCAAGTACGCGGTGCCCGTACCCCCAGAGCTTGCTGGGCTCAAAGGAGTTTGGGGAGTTAAGGACTCAGGGGGAGAGAAGGGCTATGCCGATACGGTCCTCGCTTTGGGCCGGGGAGTCTGGGTGGGAACCGAAGAGAATCTCTGGGAAAAAATGCGCAATGCCCAAGGAGTAGTCTCTGCCTTGGCCAACTTGGTTCCCGAGGCCCTTATCTTGCTTTGGAGGTTCAAAGAGACCGGCCAAGAAGAGAAAGGGAAGGAACTCGACCGCTTGCTTGGCAAAATACGCTCCCAGATAAAGGCTGCAGGTTCCCTAGCAACCCTCAAGCGCCTCGCCGAAATCCGGCATGGCATCCCGCTAGGAGGCGTCCGCCCTCCCTTGGTGGCCCAGGAACCCCCCCCTTTGGGGGTGCTGTCCCTTCTCAAGGAGGTCATACCGTGA